One region of Chryseobacterium muglaense genomic DNA includes:
- a CDS encoding DUF5777 family beta-barrel protein, producing the protein MTKTFLFLSIFASGFALAQEDLLKDIDTIQTKNTEISPPAFKALQIVTGQSTKLTAKNEWYIVVAHRFGDVSKGFKDFFGLDDASTKLGVIYGVTDGLSLSLSRETNLKTFEGGAKYRLIKQSENFPVDIVGYNVMAVNTDLSKDNYPHLKFGDRLSYLTQALISKRFNENFSLQLTPSYVHKNLYEPMIEDENQFLTGLGGRYKISKRISINAEYFVNFDNHSFYKNPLSIGMDLETGGHVFQLLFSNSQLNSDIGYLTNASGKWEKGQIFFGFNLYRVF; encoded by the coding sequence ATGACAAAAACTTTCCTTTTTTTGTCAATATTTGCTTCAGGTTTTGCCCTTGCTCAGGAAGACCTGTTGAAAGATATTGACACCATTCAAACAAAAAATACCGAAATTTCACCGCCTGCTTTCAAGGCACTTCAGATTGTTACTGGCCAGTCTACGAAGCTTACCGCAAAAAACGAATGGTACATTGTTGTAGCGCATCGTTTTGGTGATGTAAGCAAAGGATTCAAAGATTTCTTCGGATTAGATGATGCTTCCACAAAACTGGGGGTCATTTATGGCGTAACAGACGGTCTTTCACTAAGCCTTTCGCGGGAAACCAATCTCAAAACTTTTGAAGGTGGTGCAAAATATAGATTGATTAAGCAAAGCGAAAATTTTCCAGTTGATATTGTCGGGTACAATGTCATGGCGGTAAATACAGACCTCAGCAAAGACAATTATCCGCATCTGAAGTTCGGAGACAGGCTTTCTTATCTTACTCAGGCATTAATTTCTAAAAGATTTAATGAAAATTTTTCTTTACAGTTGACGCCTTCTTATGTTCACAAAAACCTTTACGAACCAATGATTGAAGATGAAAATCAGTTCTTGACAGGTTTGGGCGGTCGTTATAAAATTTCGAAAAGAATTTCTATTAACGCCGAATATTTTGTGAATTTCGACAATCACAGTTTTTATAAAAATCCTTTATCAATTGGGATGGATTTAGAAACCGGGGGACACGTGTTCCAGCTTTTGTTTAGTAATTCCCAGCTCAATTCAGATATTGGTTATCTCACAAATGCTTCCGGAAAATGGGAGAAAGGGCAGATTTTCTTTGGGTTTAATCTTTATAGAGTTTTTTAG
- a CDS encoding YceI family protein yields MKNLVLLIVTLGIVNIVSAQKYSTKTGKVTFEASVPLFEDVFAQDDSNIAIINVDNGDFASVSTVINFQFKVKLMEEHFNENYAETAKYPKTTFKGKIANFDKTKLTATPQKYTVQGTLNFHGVDKAVNSTATMYAKDGKIYMQGTFVARPADFNVTIPKMVMKKVAENVNVEYNYIMLKQ; encoded by the coding sequence ATGAAAAATCTGGTATTATTAATCGTCACATTAGGTATTGTAAATATTGTTTCGGCTCAAAAATATTCAACAAAAACAGGTAAAGTAACATTTGAAGCATCTGTACCTTTATTTGAAGATGTTTTTGCGCAGGATGACAGCAATATTGCTATTATTAATGTTGATAATGGAGATTTTGCGTCTGTTTCAACCGTTATAAACTTCCAATTTAAAGTGAAATTAATGGAGGAACATTTTAATGAAAATTATGCTGAAACTGCAAAATATCCCAAGACTACTTTTAAAGGAAAGATTGCAAATTTTGATAAAACGAAATTGACGGCAACCCCTCAAAAATATACAGTTCAGGGAACGTTAAACTTTCACGGAGTTGATAAAGCGGTAAATTCTACTGCTACAATGTATGCTAAAGACGGAAAAATTTATATGCAGGGAACTTTTGTGGCTAGACCTGCAGATTTTAACGTAACCATTCCGAAAATGGTCATGAAAAAAGTTGCTGAAAATGTAAATGTTGAATATAATTATATAATGCTGAAACAATGA
- a CDS encoding ankyrin repeat domain-containing protein — MKKIFFILSFILSVTLMPAQEKAKSIFDIARSGTVTEVKELMKQNPNIINENNENGFSPLILACYRGNIEVAKFLIDNVKDVNYKSQEGTALAGLSVKYNKELAEDLLKKGANPNIADSTGFTPLFWAVKFGNVNLVELLLKHKADKSVKDSQGMTPFEYALQTNNKDIINLLKN, encoded by the coding sequence ATGAAAAAAATATTTTTTATTCTAAGTTTTATTCTGAGCGTTACGCTAATGCCGGCTCAGGAAAAGGCAAAATCTATCTTTGATATTGCAAGAAGCGGAACTGTAACTGAAGTAAAAGAACTGATGAAGCAGAATCCGAATATAATCAATGAAAACAATGAAAATGGTTTTTCACCATTAATTTTAGCTTGCTACAGAGGCAATATAGAAGTGGCTAAATTTCTTATTGACAATGTAAAAGATGTTAATTATAAAAGTCAGGAAGGAACTGCACTTGCAGGACTTTCTGTGAAATACAATAAAGAATTAGCGGAAGATCTGTTAAAGAAAGGTGCCAATCCGAATATTGCAGATTCTACAGGGTTTACCCCTTTATTTTGGGCGGTAAAATTCGGGAATGTAAATTTGGTAGAATTGCTCTTAAAACATAAAGCCGATAAGTCGGTTAAAGATTCTCAAGGAATGACTCCTTTTGAATATGCGTTACAAACGAATAACAAAGACATCATCAATTTATTAAAAAATTAA
- a CDS encoding T9SS type A sorting domain-containing protein — translation MKKILLTLSIALANFAWAQFTTGTVTLSTGMTVKLDTSPTLATLTLTGPNTSFLGIGFGGTGTGGGMGNGVDGFIYNVDSTTNTNLDYTFAGVGNTPNPDAVQDWTITSNTVASGTRTIVATRSLSGGAGDTAFTNTAGNMNIFFAKGPSTTLAYHGGGTGNRGYAVLTKAGTLGVTDIVAENKKIRLYPNPAKETVSFNNADKIQSVDIYESTGRKVKTVKIDGENISVSDLKSGNYYFEITLKDGSTAYQKLIKE, via the coding sequence ATGAAGAAAATTTTACTTACATTAAGTATTGCTCTTGCCAATTTTGCTTGGGCACAGTTTACGACAGGCACGGTTACTCTTTCCACAGGAATGACTGTAAAATTAGATACCTCTCCCACTTTAGCGACTTTAACACTTACGGGTCCTAATACTTCTTTTCTGGGAATCGGATTTGGGGGTACTGGAACAGGTGGCGGTATGGGAAATGGTGTTGACGGTTTTATATATAATGTAGATTCAACGACGAATACAAATTTAGATTATACTTTTGCTGGGGTAGGAAATACGCCAAATCCAGATGCTGTACAAGATTGGACGATAACTTCTAATACAGTTGCTTCTGGAACAAGAACAATTGTTGCAACACGTTCTCTTTCTGGTGGAGCAGGAGATACGGCCTTTACCAACACTGCAGGAAATATGAATATCTTTTTCGCAAAAGGCCCTTCTACCACTTTAGCCTACCATGGTGGAGGTACTGGTAATAGAGGATACGCAGTATTAACAAAAGCAGGAACTTTAGGAGTTACTGACATTGTTGCTGAAAATAAAAAAATTCGTCTTTATCCTAATCCTGCAAAAGAAACCGTATCTTTTAATAATGCGGATAAAATACAATCTGTAGATATTTACGAATCTACAGGTAGAAAAGTAAAAACAGTAAAAATTGACGGAGAAAACATCAGTGTTTCTGATTTAAAATCTGGAAATTATTATTTTGAAATTACTCTCAAAGATGGTTCTACAGCTTATCAAAAATTAATTAAAGAATAA
- a CDS encoding GNAT family N-acetyltransferase, with translation MEFKNLELVDREELLSVFNTSFSDYVVPFHLTLEQLELKIALEKIDMTLSVGVFESDKLQGFILQALKEENRQHIIYNAGTGINPEYRGKGLVRKMYDFILPELKEKKADVLTLEVIEKNNPAIRAYENLGFKIARKLFCFNGIIELKEKNTEVSVEEMDHFQWEVFQSFWDIVPSWQNSSAILTDREKRYKILGAYKNQQLVGYAVYNPIARKVYQIAVHKNYRRQGIGTELFRNIEKLSDGQAVSVNNVDDTSENTSAFLEKGVGLKNWLSQFEMNKEI, from the coding sequence ATGGAATTTAAAAATCTTGAACTTGTTGATAGAGAAGAGCTTTTATCAGTATTTAATACTTCTTTTTCTGACTATGTGGTTCCTTTTCATTTAACATTAGAGCAATTAGAATTAAAAATAGCCTTAGAGAAAATCGATATGACTCTGTCTGTCGGTGTTTTTGAATCTGATAAACTACAGGGATTCATCCTTCAGGCCTTGAAAGAAGAAAACAGACAGCATATCATTTATAATGCAGGAACGGGTATCAATCCGGAATACAGAGGAAAAGGACTGGTGAGAAAAATGTACGATTTCATACTTCCTGAATTAAAAGAAAAAAAAGCAGATGTACTTACTCTTGAAGTCATCGAAAAAAATAATCCTGCCATTAGAGCTTATGAAAATTTAGGCTTCAAAATTGCCAGAAAACTCTTTTGCTTCAACGGAATTATTGAGCTTAAGGAAAAAAATACAGAAGTGTCGGTAGAAGAAATGGATCACTTTCAATGGGAAGTATTTCAATCTTTTTGGGATATCGTACCGTCGTGGCAGAATTCTAGCGCGATACTTACCGATAGGGAAAAGAGATACAAAATCTTAGGAGCTTACAAAAATCAACAGCTTGTAGGATATGCTGTTTACAATCCTATTGCGAGGAAAGTGTATCAGATTGCTGTTCATAAAAATTACAGAAGACAAGGTATTGGAACAGAGCTTTTCAGAAACATTGAAAAGTTAAGTGATGGGCAGGCTGTATCTGTGAATAATGTAGATGATACTTCAGAAAATACTTCAGCTTTCTTAGAAAAAGGGGTTGGACTTAAAAATTGGCTTTCCCAGTTTGAGATGAATAAAGAGATTTAA
- a CDS encoding alkaline phosphatase family protein, with amino-acid sequence MKRGIQIVLLFFSLMIYAQSTPVDTAQIVVSGRINSAEAMQKPYVIMISADGFRYDYAKKYNAQNLLKYSNEGVQAKAMIPSYPSITFPNHWTLITGLYPSHHGLIDNFFYDYQRKEAYAMSNRQNAEDGTWYGGTPLWSLAEKQGTISASLQWVGSASDAGGMRPTYYYPYHEKFTPSEKVNKVINWLKLPEDKRPHFISLYFPEVDGAGHRFGPDTKETEAAVHLVDNAIGDLVQKVNHLGLKNVNFIFVSDHGMIKVDGGNPLEIPQMLFDKNRFDYYNSQTLLRVYVKNSDEVKKVYKELKANKTDDYEVYLDKKLPKYLHFATKDDRYNRIGQILLIPKAPKIFLERDRRTSVGKHGYNPKIVPEMKATFFAWGSEFNNNLVIDEFENINVYPLVAEILGLKIAQPIDGKFKVLKETLTK; translated from the coding sequence ATGAAGCGAGGAATACAAATTGTACTGCTGTTTTTTTCTTTAATGATTTACGCTCAGAGCACCCCTGTCGATACGGCTCAGATTGTTGTTTCGGGTCGAATAAATAGTGCGGAAGCGATGCAAAAACCATATGTTATTATGATTTCTGCCGATGGTTTCAGATATGATTATGCTAAAAAATACAATGCTCAAAATCTTTTGAAATATTCAAATGAAGGTGTTCAGGCAAAAGCAATGATTCCTAGCTATCCGAGTATTACTTTCCCTAATCATTGGACACTGATTACCGGATTATATCCTTCTCATCATGGTTTAATTGATAATTTTTTCTACGATTACCAACGTAAAGAAGCTTATGCAATGAGCAATCGCCAAAATGCTGAGGATGGAACCTGGTACGGTGGAACTCCGCTTTGGAGTTTGGCAGAAAAGCAGGGAACAATCAGTGCTTCTTTACAATGGGTAGGTTCGGCAAGTGATGCAGGTGGAATGAGACCAACCTATTATTATCCTTATCACGAAAAATTTACACCTTCAGAAAAAGTAAATAAAGTAATTAATTGGCTAAAGCTTCCTGAAGACAAAAGGCCTCACTTTATTTCATTATACTTTCCGGAAGTTGACGGTGCCGGACATCGTTTCGGACCAGACACAAAAGAGACAGAAGCGGCTGTTCATTTAGTTGATAATGCAATAGGAGACTTGGTTCAGAAAGTAAATCATTTAGGTTTAAAAAATGTCAATTTCATCTTCGTTTCCGACCATGGAATGATAAAAGTTGACGGCGGAAATCCACTTGAAATTCCTCAAATGCTTTTTGACAAAAACAGATTCGATTATTATAATTCCCAGACTTTATTAAGAGTTTATGTGAAAAATTCTGATGAGGTTAAGAAAGTTTATAAAGAATTAAAAGCCAATAAAACCGACGATTATGAAGTTTATCTGGATAAAAAATTACCAAAGTATCTTCACTTTGCAACAAAAGACGACCGATATAACAGAATAGGGCAAATTTTACTCATTCCAAAAGCTCCAAAAATATTTTTAGAAAGAGATAGAAGAACTTCGGTAGGAAAACACGGTTACAACCCGAAAATCGTTCCTGAAATGAAAGCCACATTCTTCGCCTGGGGATCAGAATTTAATAACAACTTAGTAATTGATGAATTTGAAAACATCAATGTTTACCCTTTGGTTGCTGAAATTTTAGGTTTAAAAATAGCCCAACCCATCGATGGGAAATTTAAGGTTTTAAAAGAAACCCTAACGAAATAA
- a CDS encoding NmrA family NAD(P)-binding protein, with product MKIIITGSLGNVAKPLIQQLITEGHDLTIISSSETKKDEIEALGAKSAIGSITDLDFLVKTFEGAEAAFLMTPPNMGGINIVENTINAGKNYAEAIKQTGVKRIVMLSSIGAESPVENGPIKGLHFIEKIYNELENTSVTFLRAGYFYFNFFNDIPLIKNAGIIGANFPQDAKVPLVHPKDIAKAAAEELVKNSEGKNVKYIVSDERKASEFAQVFGNAIGKPELPWIEFKDEDSLNGMLQAGLPHEMAELYTEMGRGIRTGVVQKDFIEHGSAVDGKIKLEEFAKEFAEKFNA from the coding sequence ATGAAAATAATCATCACAGGTTCATTAGGAAATGTAGCAAAACCACTTATTCAACAATTAATTACAGAAGGTCATGATCTCACCATAATCAGCAGTAGCGAAACTAAGAAAGATGAGATAGAAGCTTTAGGTGCAAAATCAGCAATCGGTTCTATTACAGATTTAGATTTTTTAGTTAAAACTTTTGAAGGAGCAGAGGCAGCATTTTTAATGACACCTCCGAATATGGGTGGAATTAACATTGTTGAAAACACAATTAATGCAGGAAAAAATTACGCAGAAGCGATTAAACAAACCGGAGTGAAGAGAATTGTCATGCTAAGCAGTATTGGTGCTGAATCTCCTGTGGAAAACGGACCAATAAAAGGTCTTCATTTCATCGAAAAAATCTACAACGAACTGGAGAATACCTCTGTCACATTTTTAAGAGCCGGATATTTTTACTTCAACTTCTTTAATGATATTCCTTTGATTAAAAATGCAGGAATTATAGGAGCTAATTTCCCTCAGGATGCGAAAGTTCCTTTAGTACATCCCAAAGATATCGCAAAAGCTGCAGCTGAAGAACTGGTTAAGAATTCTGAAGGTAAGAATGTAAAATATATTGTAAGTGATGAGCGTAAAGCTTCTGAATTTGCTCAAGTTTTTGGAAACGCCATTGGTAAACCCGAACTTCCTTGGATTGAGTTTAAAGATGAAGATTCTTTAAATGGAATGCTTCAAGCCGGACTTCCACACGAAATGGCTGAACTGTATACTGAAATGGGAAGAGGAATAAGAACAGGTGTCGTGCAAAAAGATTTTATTGAGCACGGTTCTGCTGTTGATGGAAAAATTAAATTAGAAGAATTTGCAAAGGAATTTGCTGAAAAATTTAATGCTTAA
- a CDS encoding winged helix-turn-helix transcriptional regulator: protein MAAIKESSTIQQNKKIALDLCPVTYVMEKIGGYWKPIILYHLSTSDKRYSELKRAIPAVTEKMLIQHLKQLENDGLVIRTAKPVVPPHVTYNLSASGKGLIPVIQAMAEWAFKEMEGEYK, encoded by the coding sequence ATGGCAGCTATTAAAGAAAGTTCTACTATTCAGCAGAATAAAAAAATTGCATTAGACCTTTGTCCGGTAACCTATGTGATGGAAAAGATTGGAGGCTATTGGAAACCAATTATTTTATATCACCTTTCGACAAGTGATAAAAGATACAGTGAGCTCAAACGGGCAATACCTGCAGTTACAGAAAAAATGCTCATCCAACATTTGAAGCAACTGGAAAATGACGGATTGGTGATAAGAACGGCAAAACCTGTTGTTCCACCACATGTAACTTATAATTTAAGCGCATCCGGAAAAGGATTGATTCCCGTTATTCAAGCAATGGCAGAGTGGGCTTTCAAAGAAATGGAAGGTGAATATA